One Suricata suricatta isolate VVHF042 chromosome X, meerkat_22Aug2017_6uvM2_HiC, whole genome shotgun sequence genomic region harbors:
- the XKRX gene encoding XK-related protein 2, with protein sequence MDQVYEIPEEPNMDPISSLEEDVIRGANPRFTFPFGILFSTFLYCGEAASALYMVRIYRKNSETYWMTYTLSFFMFSSIMVQLTLIFVHRDLAKDKPLSLFMHLILLGPVIRCLEAMIKYLTLWKKEGQEEPYVSLTRKKMLINGEEVLIEWEVGHSIRTLAMHRNAYKRMSQIQAFLGSVPQLTYQLYVTLISAEVPLGRAVLMVFSLVSVTYGATLCNMLAIQIKYDEYKIRLGPLEVLCITIWRTLEITSRLVILVLFSATLKLKAVPFLLLNFLIILFEPWVKFWRSGAQMPNNIEKNFSQVGTLVVLISITVLYAGINFSCWSALQLKLADRDLVDKGQNWGHMGLHYSVRLVENVIMVLVFKFFGVKVLLNYCHSLIALQLIIAYLISIGFMLLFFQYLHPLRSLFTHNVVDYLRCVCCYRHPQGRVENSEPSCDAEARQGIV encoded by the exons ATGGACCAAGTTTATGAAATTCCTGAGGAGCCTAACATGGATCCAATTTCATCTCTGGAGGAAGATGTCATCCGTGGGGCGAACCCCCGATTTACTTTTCCATTTGGCATCCTCTTCTCCACCTTTTTGTACTGTGGGGAGGCTGCATCTGCCTTGTACATGGTTAGAATCTATCGAAAGAACAGTGAAACCTACTGGATGACATACACCTTATCCTTCTTTATGTTTTCATCCATTATGGTCCAGTTGACCCTCATTTTTGTCCACCGAGATCTGGCCAAAGACAAGCCACTATCATTGTTTATGCATCTAATCCTCTTGGGACCTGTTATcag ATGTTTGGAGGCTATGATTAAGTACCTCACACTGTGGAAgaaagaggggcaggaggagcccTATGTCAGCCTCACCCGAAAGAAGATGCTAATAAATGGCGAGGAGGTGCTGATAGAATGGGAGGTGGGCCACTCCATCCGGACCCTGGCTATGCACCGCAATGCCTACAAACGTATGTCACAGATCCAAGCCTTCCTGGGCTCAGTGCCCCAGCTGACCTATCAGCTCTATGTGACTTTGATCTCTGCAGAGGTCCCACTGGGTAGAG cTGTGCTAATGGTCTTTTCCCTGGTATCTGTCACCTATGGGGCTACCCTCTGCAATATGTTGGCTATCCAGATCAAGTATGATGAATACAAGATTCGCCTTGGGCCATTAGAAGTCCTCTGCATCACCATCTGGCGGACATTGGAGATCACTTCCCGTCTCGTGATTCTGGTGCTTTTCTCAGCCACGTTGAAATTGAAAGCTGTGCCCTTTTTATTGCTTAACTTCCTGATCATCCTCTTTGAGCCTTGGGTTAAGTTCTGGAGAAGTGGTGCCCAGATGCCCAATAACATTGAGAAAAATTTCAGCCAGGTTGGCACCCTGGTGGTGCTGATTTCCATTACTGTCCTCTATGCTGGCATTAACTTCTCCTGCTGGTCAGCTTTGCAGTTGAAGTTGGCAGATAGGGATCTTGTTGACAAAGGTCAGAACTGGGGACATATGGGCCTGCACTATAGTGTGAGATTGGTAGAAAATGTGATCATGGTTTTGGTTTTCAAGTTCTTTGGAGTGAAAGTGTTGCTGAATTACTGTCATTCCTTGATTGCTTTGCAACTCATCATTGCTTATCTGATTTCCATTGGCTTCATGCTCCTTTTCTTCCAGTACTTGCACCCATTGCGCTCACTCTTTACCCACAATGTAGTGGACTACCTCCGTTGTGTCTGCTGCTACCGGCACCCCCAGGGCAGAGTTGAGAACTCAGAGCCATCCTGTGATGCTGAAGCAAGGCAAGGCATTGTCTGA